In a single window of the Rattus norvegicus strain BN/NHsdMcwi chromosome 6, GRCr8, whole genome shotgun sequence genome:
- the Cdkl1 gene encoding cyclin-dependent kinase-like 1 isoform X3 — MSELEDLLASAQASRPLFPSLSQQAQGLSCLPSRPPSSEPSFCSNLLFLPQAAASKPLIPSPSRRQCIHRDVKPENILITKHSVIKLCDFGFARLLTGPGDYYTDYVATRWYRSPELLVGDTQYGPPVDVWAIGCVFAELLSGVPLWPGKSDVDQLYLIRKTLGDLIPRHQQVFSMNQYFSGVKIPDPEDMETLELKFPNISYSALGFLKGCLHMDPAERLTCEQLLQHPYFDSIRDVGELARPHDKPTRKTLRQSRKHLTGLQHLPQLTSSSVLPALDRKKYHCGTRNFNYHFPNI, encoded by the exons ATGTCAGAGCTGGAAGATCTTTTGGCAAGCGCTCAAGCTTCCCGCCCTCTCTTCCCCAGCTTATCTCAGCAGGCCCAGGGCTTGTCCTGTTTACCAAGCAGGCCGCCTTCCAGTGAACCCAGCTTCTGCTCCAATCTGTTGTTCCTGCCACAGGCTGCAGCCTCAAAGCCTCTCATCCCTTCCCCTTCACGCCGGCAG TGCATACACAGAGATGTGAAGCCGGAAAACATTCTCATCACCAAACACTCAGTCATTAAGCTCTGTGACTTTGGGTTTGCACGGCTTCTCA CTGGACCTGGTGACTACTACACTGACTACGTGGCCACCAGGTGGTACCGCTCACCTGAGCTGCTAGTGGGAGACACACAGTATGGCCCCCCAGTAGATGTCTGGGCAATTGGGTGTGTGTTTGCTGAGTTGCTGTCCGGAGTGCCTCTGTGGCCAGGAAAATCCGATGTGGACCAGCTCTATCTGATAAGGAAAACCCTGG GGGACCTCATTCCCAGGCACCAGCAAGTATTTAGCATGAATCAGTACTTCAGTGGGGTGAAAATTCCAGACCCTGAAGACATG GAAACACTTGAGTTGAAGTTTCCAAACATCTCCTACTCTGCTCTGGGCTTCTTAAAG GGCTGCCTCCACATGGACCCTGCTGAGAGGCTGACATGTGAACAGCTATTGCAGCATCCGTATTTTGACAGCATTCGAGACGTTGGGGAATTGGCAAGACCACATGACAAACCAACAAGGAAGACCCTGAGACAGAGTAGAAAGCACTTGACTGGG ttgCAGCACCTGCCTCAGCTAACCAGCAGCAGCGTCCTCCCCGCTCTGGACAGGAAGAAGTACCACTGTGGTACCAGGAACTTTAACTACCACTTTCCAAATATTTAA
- the Cdkl1 gene encoding cyclin-dependent kinase-like 1 isoform X2 yields the protein MEKYEKIGKIGEGSYGVVFKCRNRDTGQIVAIKRFLETEDDPVIKKIALREIRMLKQLKHPNLVSLLEVFRRKRRLHLVFEYCHHTVLHELDRYQRGVPEPLVKNITWQTLQAVNFCHKHNCIHRDVKPENILITKHSVIKLCDFGFARLLTGPGDYYTDYVATRWYRSPELLVGDTQYGPPVDVWAIGCVFAELLSGVPLWPGKSDVDQLYLIRKTLGDLIPRHQQVFSMNQYFSGVKIPDPEDMETLELKFPNISYSALGFLKGCLHMDPAERLTCEQLLQHPYFDSIRDVGELARPHDKPTRKTLRQSRKHLTGDASGKERTSPTGLTECAEWTC from the exons ATGGAAAAATACGAAAaaattggaaagattggagaaGGTTCCTATGGGGTAGTGTTCAAGTGCAGAAACAGAGACACGGGTCAGATCGTGGCCATCAAGAGGTTTCTGGAAACCGAAGATGACCCTGTCATAAAGAAAATCGCCCTTCGAGAAATCCGCATGCTCAAG CAACTCAAGCATCCCAACCTCGTCAGCCTCCTGGAAGTCTTCCGCAGGAAGCGGCGGCTTCACCTGGTGTTCGAGTACTGCCACCACACGGTGCTTCACGAGCTGGACAGATATCAGAGGGG ggtACCAGAGCCTCTCGTGAAGAACATAACTTGGCAGACACTGCAGGCTGTGAATTTCTGCCATAAACACAAC TGCATACACAGAGATGTGAAGCCGGAAAACATTCTCATCACCAAACACTCAGTCATTAAGCTCTGTGACTTTGGGTTTGCACGGCTTCTCA CTGGACCTGGTGACTACTACACTGACTACGTGGCCACCAGGTGGTACCGCTCACCTGAGCTGCTAGTGGGAGACACACAGTATGGCCCCCCAGTAGATGTCTGGGCAATTGGGTGTGTGTTTGCTGAGTTGCTGTCCGGAGTGCCTCTGTGGCCAGGAAAATCCGATGTGGACCAGCTCTATCTGATAAGGAAAACCCTGG GGGACCTCATTCCCAGGCACCAGCAAGTATTTAGCATGAATCAGTACTTCAGTGGGGTGAAAATTCCAGACCCTGAAGACATG GAAACACTTGAGTTGAAGTTTCCAAACATCTCCTACTCTGCTCTGGGCTTCTTAAAG GGCTGCCTCCACATGGACCCTGCTGAGAGGCTGACATGTGAACAGCTATTGCAGCATCCGTATTTTGACAGCATTCGAGACGTTGGGGAATTGGCAAGACCACATGACAAACCAACAAGGAAGACCCTGAGACAGAGTAGAAAGCACTTGACTGGG GATGCGTCAGGAAAGGAGAGAACAAGCCCCACAGGCCTCACAGAATGTGCAGAATGGACCTGTTAG
- the Cdkl1 gene encoding cyclin-dependent kinase-like 1, protein MEKYEKIGKIGEGSYGVVFKCRNRDTGQIVAIKRFLETEDDPVIKKIALREIRMLKQLKHPNLVSLLEVFRRKRRLHLVFEYCHHTVLHELDRYQRGVPEPLVKNITWQTLQAVNFCHKHNCIHRDVKPENILITKHSVIKLCDFGFARLLTGPGDYYTDYVATRWYRSPELLVGDTQYGPPVDVWAIGCVFAELLSGVPLWPGKSDVDQLYLIRKTLGDLIPRHQQVFSMNQYFSGVKIPDPEDMETLELKFPNISYSALGFLKGCLHMDPAERLTCEQLLQHPYFDSIRDVGELARPHDKPTRKTLRQSRKHLTGLQHLPQLTSSSVLPALDRKKYHCGTRNFNYHFPNI, encoded by the exons ATGGAAAAATACGAAAaaattggaaagattggagaaGGTTCCTATGGGGTAGTGTTCAAGTGCAGAAACAGAGACACGGGTCAGATCGTGGCCATCAAGAGGTTTCTGGAAACCGAAGATGACCCTGTCATAAAGAAAATCGCCCTTCGAGAAATCCGCATGCTCAAG CAACTCAAGCATCCCAACCTCGTCAGCCTCCTGGAAGTCTTCCGCAGGAAGCGGCGGCTTCACCTGGTGTTCGAGTACTGCCACCACACGGTGCTTCACGAGCTGGACAGATATCAGAGGGG ggtACCAGAGCCTCTCGTGAAGAACATAACTTGGCAGACACTGCAGGCTGTGAATTTCTGCCATAAACACAAC TGCATACACAGAGATGTGAAGCCGGAAAACATTCTCATCACCAAACACTCAGTCATTAAGCTCTGTGACTTTGGGTTTGCACGGCTTCTCA CTGGACCTGGTGACTACTACACTGACTACGTGGCCACCAGGTGGTACCGCTCACCTGAGCTGCTAGTGGGAGACACACAGTATGGCCCCCCAGTAGATGTCTGGGCAATTGGGTGTGTGTTTGCTGAGTTGCTGTCCGGAGTGCCTCTGTGGCCAGGAAAATCCGATGTGGACCAGCTCTATCTGATAAGGAAAACCCTGG GGGACCTCATTCCCAGGCACCAGCAAGTATTTAGCATGAATCAGTACTTCAGTGGGGTGAAAATTCCAGACCCTGAAGACATG GAAACACTTGAGTTGAAGTTTCCAAACATCTCCTACTCTGCTCTGGGCTTCTTAAAG GGCTGCCTCCACATGGACCCTGCTGAGAGGCTGACATGTGAACAGCTATTGCAGCATCCGTATTTTGACAGCATTCGAGACGTTGGGGAATTGGCAAGACCACATGACAAACCAACAAGGAAGACCCTGAGACAGAGTAGAAAGCACTTGACTGGG ttgCAGCACCTGCCTCAGCTAACCAGCAGCAGCGTCCTCCCCGCTCTGGACAGGAAGAAGTACCACTGTGGTACCAGGAACTTTAACTACCACTTTCCAAATATTTAA
- the Cdkl1 gene encoding cyclin-dependent kinase-like 1 isoform X1 codes for MEKYEKIGKIGEGSYGVVFKCRNRDTGQIVAIKRFLETEDDPVIKKIALREIRMLKQLKHPNLVSLLEVFRRKRRLHLVFEYCHHTVLHELDRYQRGVPEPLVKNITWQTLQAVNFCHKHNCIHRDVKPENILITKHSVIKLCDFGFARLLTGPGDYYTDYVATRWYRSPELLVGDTQYGPPVDVWAIGCVFAELLSGVPLWPGKSDVDQLYLIRKTLGDLIPRHQQVFSMNQYFSGVKIPDPEDMETLELKFPNISYSALGFLKGCLHMDPAERLTCEQLLQHPYFDSIRDVGELARPHDKPTRKTLRQSRKHLTGKGCVRKGENKPHRPHRMCRMDLLA; via the exons ATGGAAAAATACGAAAaaattggaaagattggagaaGGTTCCTATGGGGTAGTGTTCAAGTGCAGAAACAGAGACACGGGTCAGATCGTGGCCATCAAGAGGTTTCTGGAAACCGAAGATGACCCTGTCATAAAGAAAATCGCCCTTCGAGAAATCCGCATGCTCAAG CAACTCAAGCATCCCAACCTCGTCAGCCTCCTGGAAGTCTTCCGCAGGAAGCGGCGGCTTCACCTGGTGTTCGAGTACTGCCACCACACGGTGCTTCACGAGCTGGACAGATATCAGAGGGG ggtACCAGAGCCTCTCGTGAAGAACATAACTTGGCAGACACTGCAGGCTGTGAATTTCTGCCATAAACACAAC TGCATACACAGAGATGTGAAGCCGGAAAACATTCTCATCACCAAACACTCAGTCATTAAGCTCTGTGACTTTGGGTTTGCACGGCTTCTCA CTGGACCTGGTGACTACTACACTGACTACGTGGCCACCAGGTGGTACCGCTCACCTGAGCTGCTAGTGGGAGACACACAGTATGGCCCCCCAGTAGATGTCTGGGCAATTGGGTGTGTGTTTGCTGAGTTGCTGTCCGGAGTGCCTCTGTGGCCAGGAAAATCCGATGTGGACCAGCTCTATCTGATAAGGAAAACCCTGG GGGACCTCATTCCCAGGCACCAGCAAGTATTTAGCATGAATCAGTACTTCAGTGGGGTGAAAATTCCAGACCCTGAAGACATG GAAACACTTGAGTTGAAGTTTCCAAACATCTCCTACTCTGCTCTGGGCTTCTTAAAG GGCTGCCTCCACATGGACCCTGCTGAGAGGCTGACATGTGAACAGCTATTGCAGCATCCGTATTTTGACAGCATTCGAGACGTTGGGGAATTGGCAAGACCACATGACAAACCAACAAGGAAGACCCTGAGACAGAGTAGAAAGCACTTGACTGGG AAAGGATGCGTCAGGAAAGGAGAGAACAAGCCCCACAGGCCTCACAGAATGTGCAGAATGGACCTGTTAGCCTGA
- the Cdkl1 gene encoding cyclin-dependent kinase-like 1 isoform X4 — protein sequence MEKYEKIGKIGEGSYGVVFKCRNRDTGQIVAIKRFLETEDDPVIKKIALREIRMLKQLKHPNLVSLLEVFRRKRRLHLVFEYCHHTVLHELDRYQRGVPEPLVKNITWQTLQAVNFCHKHNCIHRDVKPENILITKHSVIKLCDFGFARLLTGPGDYYTDYVATRWYRSPELLVGDTQYGPPVDVWAIGCVFAELLSGVPLWPGKSDVDQLYLIRKTLGNT from the exons ATGGAAAAATACGAAAaaattggaaagattggagaaGGTTCCTATGGGGTAGTGTTCAAGTGCAGAAACAGAGACACGGGTCAGATCGTGGCCATCAAGAGGTTTCTGGAAACCGAAGATGACCCTGTCATAAAGAAAATCGCCCTTCGAGAAATCCGCATGCTCAAG CAACTCAAGCATCCCAACCTCGTCAGCCTCCTGGAAGTCTTCCGCAGGAAGCGGCGGCTTCACCTGGTGTTCGAGTACTGCCACCACACGGTGCTTCACGAGCTGGACAGATATCAGAGGGG ggtACCAGAGCCTCTCGTGAAGAACATAACTTGGCAGACACTGCAGGCTGTGAATTTCTGCCATAAACACAAC TGCATACACAGAGATGTGAAGCCGGAAAACATTCTCATCACCAAACACTCAGTCATTAAGCTCTGTGACTTTGGGTTTGCACGGCTTCTCA CTGGACCTGGTGACTACTACACTGACTACGTGGCCACCAGGTGGTACCGCTCACCTGAGCTGCTAGTGGGAGACACACAGTATGGCCCCCCAGTAGATGTCTGGGCAATTGGGTGTGTGTTTGCTGAGTTGCTGTCCGGAGTGCCTCTGTGGCCAGGAAAATCCGATGTGGACCAGCTCTATCTGATAAGGAAAACCCTGG GAAACACTTGA